In Pedobacter sp. W3I1, one DNA window encodes the following:
- a CDS encoding ankyrin repeat domain-containing protein, with amino-acid sequence MSFIIACESGKRKIAELLLANQEVEVGYTDEKGRTALHYAAHRGYLDLVQILIDRGAALDYEDHAGETPLYFACLQKQKQTALFLLDKGARVDIKDFKGNSLLHLTAQSGQIEVLEKLLDQGLEVDDENNKAETPLLIAASYRNKEIVHKLLEFGANINTTNKHGDSPLIFAVKSKNTPMVELLLEKGGNINHINHAGESALLIACYDANRMLTKTLVEKGADVFVSSKDGLSPIWYACANNQKEIVDLFLANGVDVNYAKPLSGNDDSMYSYLEWVETANNISISASFSFDNNYNYGGESMLHVAAKSGHLSMLKLLIERGANVNIQDESGNTALHYSAANGKKDAVKFLLENSADPLVVNVKEQKAIDYSNIKGFNEITELLLKFGPSNIASQPVKNTAPAESSAEPVKNDMAAKKQALLDLKELLDAGILSQEEFDTEKAKILKG; translated from the coding sequence ATGTCATTTATAATTGCCTGCGAAAGTGGCAAGCGCAAAATAGCCGAACTTTTATTGGCCAACCAAGAGGTAGAGGTAGGATATACAGATGAAAAAGGCAGAACAGCACTCCATTATGCTGCCCACCGTGGGTATTTAGATCTTGTACAGATTTTAATAGATCGTGGGGCAGCTTTAGATTACGAAGATCATGCCGGCGAAACCCCTTTATACTTTGCCTGTTTGCAAAAACAGAAACAAACCGCACTGTTTCTTTTAGATAAAGGTGCTAGAGTTGACATTAAGGATTTTAAAGGCAATAGCTTATTACACCTTACTGCACAAAGCGGGCAGATTGAAGTGCTAGAAAAACTGCTCGATCAAGGCCTTGAAGTTGACGATGAAAATAACAAGGCGGAAACCCCTTTGCTTATTGCTGCGAGCTATAGGAACAAAGAAATTGTTCACAAATTATTAGAATTTGGCGCCAATATCAACACCACCAATAAACATGGCGATTCACCATTAATTTTTGCGGTTAAATCTAAAAACACACCAATGGTTGAGCTTCTTCTCGAAAAAGGTGGAAATATCAATCACATTAATCATGCTGGGGAATCGGCTTTATTAATTGCCTGTTATGATGCCAACCGCATGCTCACTAAAACATTGGTAGAAAAAGGAGCTGATGTATTCGTTTCTTCAAAAGATGGTCTCTCCCCAATCTGGTATGCCTGCGCCAATAACCAGAAAGAAATTGTCGATTTATTTTTAGCCAATGGTGTAGATGTAAATTATGCCAAACCGCTTTCAGGCAATGACGATTCAATGTATTCGTACCTTGAGTGGGTAGAAACCGCCAATAACATTTCCATTTCGGCAAGCTTTTCTTTCGATAACAATTACAACTACGGGGGCGAAAGCATGTTGCATGTAGCAGCCAAAAGCGGCCATTTAAGTATGTTAAAGCTATTAATAGAAAGAGGTGCGAATGTGAACATCCAGGATGAAAGCGGAAATACCGCTTTACATTATTCGGCTGCCAATGGTAAAAAAGATGCAGTTAAATTCTTATTGGAAAATTCGGCAGATCCCTTAGTGGTGAACGTGAAAGAGCAGAAAGCAATAGACTATTCGAATATCAAGGGTTTTAATGAAATTACAGAACTCTTGTTAAAATTCGGTCCGTCCAATATTGCTTCTCAACCAGTTAAAAACACTGCCCCTGCAGAAAGCAGTGCTGAACCAGTAAAAAATGATATGGCTGCGAAAAAACAGGCTTTGTTAGACCTGAAAGAATTATTGGATGCCGGAATATTATCTCAGGAAGAATTTGATACGGAGAAAGCGAAGATTTTGAAAGGTTGA
- a CDS encoding ankyrin repeat domain-containing protein, with protein sequence MTETTLDQQLNARKFQEAKNLMQNGEKLSKSLQEHHRSSIFDNLVREKQYEILNMMLKDKTIETDIYEFDNFDKSIFQAIVRNLGNDDEDIAFFNEFITHFDNLNDEVNTKTLLGYLFENGVSLGVIKACINVGCSTKFKNNAEENYIHQVVKSSFRRYNLNDEQTTNLLKGYIDILLNEGVDINEGNVVQETPIITAIKFNKKNLIAHLLENGADPNHTDRDGNSAFFYAVAHLQSEQIYDTLRDFASPAFDQVNKNGQTLLFEYVRMMSNSESGSNFLKKLLNDGADLYQAGTWYGADKTPLDVIAEKQADILQAVFETGQIEVNRTDNEGNTLLHKVCAYNVNYEVEKAKETYRKVKLLIENGADIALTNDKDQTALMLASDDNLKIKTVELLMKKS encoded by the coding sequence ATGACCGAAACTACCTTAGATCAACAGTTAAATGCCCGCAAATTCCAAGAGGCCAAAAATCTCATGCAGAACGGCGAAAAACTCTCCAAAAGCTTACAAGAACATCACAGATCATCGATTTTTGACAACCTGGTTAGAGAAAAACAATATGAAATCCTAAACATGATGCTCAAAGATAAAACCATCGAAACCGATATTTACGAATTCGACAATTTTGACAAAAGTATTTTTCAGGCTATTGTTCGGAACCTTGGCAACGATGATGAAGATATCGCATTTTTCAATGAATTTATAACTCATTTCGATAACTTAAATGATGAGGTAAACACCAAAACGTTATTAGGTTACCTCTTCGAAAATGGGGTTAGCTTAGGAGTAATCAAAGCCTGTATCAATGTGGGCTGCAGTACTAAATTCAAAAACAATGCAGAAGAAAACTACATCCATCAGGTAGTGAAAAGCAGTTTCCGCCGCTATAACCTAAACGATGAGCAGACCACCAATCTACTTAAAGGATATATCGATATTCTCCTAAACGAGGGAGTAGATATTAATGAAGGTAATGTAGTGCAGGAAACCCCAATAATTACCGCCATAAAATTTAACAAGAAAAATTTAATTGCTCACCTGCTCGAAAATGGTGCAGATCCCAATCATACAGACCGGGATGGAAATTCAGCTTTCTTTTATGCAGTGGCGCACCTGCAAAGCGAACAGATTTACGACACTTTACGCGATTTTGCTTCACCAGCTTTCGATCAGGTTAATAAAAACGGTCAAACACTTTTATTCGAATATGTACGGATGATGTCGAACAGTGAAAGTGGGAGTAATTTTCTTAAAAAACTGCTTAATGACGGTGCTGATTTATATCAGGCCGGTACCTGGTATGGCGCTGATAAAACACCACTGGATGTAATTGCCGAAAAACAAGCTGATATTTTACAGGCTGTTTTTGAAACCGGACAGATAGAGGTAAATAGAACCGATAATGAAGGGAATACACTGTTGCACAAAGTTTGCGCCTATAATGTAAATTACGAAGTAGAAAAAGCCAAAGAAACTTATCGTAAAGTAAAACTATTGATCGAAAATGGAGCAGATATTGCTTTAACCAATGATAAGGATCAAACCGCTTTAATGCTGGCCTCTGACGATAACCTGAAAATAAAAACCGTTGAACTGCTCATGAAAAAATCTTAA
- a CDS encoding NADP-dependent isocitrate dehydrogenase → MSNTSKIIYTKTDEAPMLATYSLLPIVQAFTASAGIDVETRDISLAGRILANFPEYLKDDQKIGDALAELGALATTPEANIIKLPNISASIPQLVDAITELQSQGFAIPNYPDNAQSDEEKAIKAKYAKVLGSAVNPVLREGNSDRRAPKAVKNYAKQNPHSMGKWSADSKTKVVSMTEGDFYGSEKSTTVAEASQFKIEFVAADGTVTELKGLSPLKAGEVIDSSALSLSALKTFVAKEIAEAKAAGVLLSAHLKATMMKVSDPIIFGAIVEVYFADVFTKYADLFKELNIDTRNGLGDVYAKIAGNVKQAEVEAALAQAIENGPALAMVNSDKGITNLHVPSDVIVDASMPAMIRTSGQMWNKEGKAQDTIALIPDRSYAGVYTATIDDCKANGAFDVTTIGSVPNVGLMAQKAEEYGSHDKTFQATDAGIIRVTDADGKVFFDQKVEKGDIFRMCQTKDAPIQDWVKLAVNRARLSETPAVFWLDENRAHDREIIAKVNTYLKDHDTTGLDIRILAPIEATKFTLERIRKGLDTISVTGNVLRDYLTDLFPILELGTSAKMLSIVPLMNGGGLFETGAGGSAPKHIEQFIEEGYLRWDSLGEFLALQASLEHLSQTQNNTKAQILADALDEANAKFLATDKSPGRKLGTIDNRGSHFYLALYWAEALAAQNKDADLQARFAPLAKTLLANEAKINEELIGSQGKPQNIGGYYNPNDELASKAMRPSETLNTSLASL, encoded by the coding sequence ATGTCAAATACATCAAAAATTATCTACACCAAAACCGATGAGGCGCCAATGTTGGCAACCTACTCACTTTTACCTATCGTACAAGCTTTTACCGCATCAGCTGGTATTGATGTAGAAACCAGAGATATTTCTTTAGCAGGAAGAATTTTGGCAAACTTTCCTGAGTATTTAAAAGACGATCAAAAAATTGGTGATGCTTTAGCAGAGCTTGGTGCTTTGGCTACCACTCCAGAAGCTAACATTATCAAATTACCAAATATTTCTGCTTCTATCCCTCAACTGGTAGATGCAATTACGGAGCTACAGTCGCAGGGTTTTGCCATTCCAAATTATCCTGATAATGCACAGAGCGACGAAGAAAAAGCAATTAAAGCTAAATATGCAAAAGTTTTAGGCTCTGCTGTAAATCCGGTTTTACGTGAAGGTAATTCTGATCGTAGAGCACCTAAAGCCGTTAAAAACTACGCTAAACAAAACCCACACTCAATGGGTAAATGGTCGGCAGATTCGAAAACCAAAGTGGTGAGTATGACTGAAGGCGATTTTTATGGTTCAGAGAAATCTACAACTGTGGCTGAAGCAAGTCAATTTAAAATAGAATTTGTAGCTGCTGATGGTACGGTAACCGAATTAAAAGGTTTATCGCCACTAAAAGCAGGCGAGGTGATTGATAGTTCTGCATTGAGCTTATCTGCTTTGAAAACTTTCGTAGCCAAAGAAATTGCGGAAGCTAAGGCAGCAGGCGTTTTATTATCTGCGCACTTAAAAGCAACGATGATGAAGGTTTCTGATCCGATTATTTTTGGTGCCATTGTTGAAGTTTATTTCGCAGATGTTTTTACTAAATATGCTGACCTTTTTAAGGAACTTAACATTGATACGAGAAATGGTTTAGGTGATGTATATGCGAAAATTGCAGGTAATGTTAAACAGGCTGAAGTTGAAGCTGCTTTGGCTCAGGCTATAGAAAACGGACCAGCTTTAGCTATGGTAAACTCTGATAAAGGAATTACCAACTTACACGTACCATCAGATGTGATTGTTGATGCTTCTATGCCGGCAATGATCCGTACTTCGGGACAAATGTGGAATAAAGAAGGTAAAGCACAGGATACGATTGCTTTAATTCCAGACCGTTCTTACGCTGGTGTTTATACTGCAACCATTGATGACTGTAAAGCAAATGGCGCTTTTGATGTAACCACGATTGGTTCGGTACCAAATGTTGGTTTAATGGCTCAAAAAGCTGAAGAATATGGTTCACACGATAAAACTTTCCAGGCTACCGATGCAGGGATTATCCGTGTTACCGATGCTGATGGTAAAGTGTTTTTCGATCAGAAAGTAGAAAAAGGCGATATCTTCCGCATGTGCCAAACTAAAGATGCACCAATTCAGGATTGGGTAAAATTAGCCGTGAACAGAGCGCGTTTATCTGAAACGCCTGCGGTTTTCTGGTTAGATGAAAACAGGGCACACGATAGAGAAATCATCGCTAAAGTAAATACTTATTTAAAAGATCACGATACTACTGGTTTAGACATCCGTATCCTTGCGCCAATAGAAGCGACTAAATTTACTTTGGAGCGTATCCGTAAAGGTTTGGATACCATTTCGGTTACCGGTAACGTATTGCGCGATTATTTGACAGATTTATTTCCGATTTTAGAATTAGGAACATCTGCTAAAATGTTATCTATTGTGCCTTTAATGAACGGTGGTGGTTTGTTCGAAACCGGTGCTGGTGGTTCTGCCCCAAAACATATTGAGCAGTTTATCGAAGAAGGTTATTTGCGTTGGGATTCATTAGGTGAGTTCCTGGCACTTCAGGCTTCTTTAGAGCATTTATCTCAAACACAAAACAATACAAAAGCGCAGATATTGGCCGATGCTTTAGATGAGGCTAACGCTAAATTTTTGGCAACCGATAAATCTCCAGGTAGAAAATTAGGTACTATCGATAACCGCGGTTCTCATTTCTATTTAGCTTTATATTGGGCTGAAGCTTTAGCTGCCCAAAATAAGGATGCTGATTTGCAAGCAAGATTTGCACCATTGGCTAAAACTTTATTAGCAAACGAAGCGAAAATTAATGAAGAGTTAATCGGATCTCAAGGTAAGCCTCAAAACATTGGCGGTTATTATAACCCTAACGATGAGTTGGCAAGTAAAGCCATGCGCCCTAGTGAAACCTTAAATACTTCTTTGGCTTCTTTGTAA
- a CDS encoding sorbosone dehydrogenase family protein, with translation MKNKILYVSMLSTAVLFGCQSNSNSQKQGEDTTVTTKTGAIDLPAPDTNAAKNKFSKVIGWPDGKTPIAPAGFIVTKFAANIKSPRNTYIAPNGDVLVALSNSERSTKEAVVNAVTGKAKSEVPGKSANTILLYRDENNDGKPETVTTFLNGLNQPFGMLIIGNSFYVANTDGLWQYPYKTGDTKITATGKKILSLPAGGYNNHWTRNLITNTDKSKIYITVGSGSNVGENGMENEVRRANILEINPDGTGEKIYASGLRNPVGIDWAPSTNMLWTAVNERDGLGDNLVPDYITSVKPGAFYGWPYSYYGQNEDPRLKGKKPEMVKKAIAPDVAVGAHTASLGLAFYKGSKFPQKYQGGAFIGQHGSWNRSAISGYKVAFVPFKDGKPTGKPEDFLTGFIADQDKAEVYGRPVGVTLTPDGALLVADDVSGVIWKVAAK, from the coding sequence ATGAAAAACAAGATTTTATACGTATCAATGCTTTCTACTGCCGTTCTTTTTGGATGCCAATCCAATTCTAATTCACAAAAACAGGGAGAAGATACAACCGTGACTACCAAAACCGGAGCAATAGATTTACCTGCTCCAGATACCAATGCCGCTAAAAATAAATTTAGCAAGGTAATTGGCTGGCCCGATGGAAAAACACCTATTGCACCAGCAGGCTTTATAGTAACCAAATTTGCAGCCAATATTAAAAGTCCGCGCAATACCTATATCGCGCCAAATGGCGATGTTCTCGTAGCACTTTCCAACTCCGAAAGAAGTACTAAAGAAGCAGTCGTCAATGCAGTAACGGGCAAGGCAAAATCAGAAGTACCAGGAAAAAGTGCCAATACCATTCTTCTCTATCGCGATGAGAATAATGATGGTAAACCCGAAACCGTTACCACCTTTTTAAATGGCCTGAACCAACCGTTCGGAATGCTGATTATCGGTAATTCATTTTATGTGGCTAATACTGATGGCTTATGGCAATATCCCTATAAAACCGGCGATACTAAAATCACGGCTACAGGAAAAAAAATCCTGAGTCTACCGGCTGGTGGATACAACAACCACTGGACGAGAAACCTGATTACTAATACCGATAAAAGTAAAATCTATATTACCGTTGGATCGGGCAGTAATGTTGGAGAAAATGGAATGGAAAATGAAGTAAGACGGGCCAATATATTAGAAATAAATCCTGATGGGACCGGAGAAAAAATTTATGCCAGTGGTTTGCGAAATCCTGTAGGGATAGATTGGGCACCATCAACAAATATGCTTTGGACAGCTGTTAACGAGCGCGACGGATTAGGCGATAATCTGGTTCCAGATTACATTACCAGTGTTAAACCAGGTGCTTTTTATGGCTGGCCGTACTCCTATTATGGCCAAAATGAAGATCCCCGCTTAAAAGGCAAAAAACCCGAAATGGTTAAAAAAGCCATTGCTCCTGATGTTGCCGTTGGTGCGCATACCGCATCATTAGGATTGGCCTTTTATAAAGGCAGCAAGTTTCCACAAAAATACCAGGGCGGTGCATTTATTGGTCAGCATGGGTCATGGAACCGATCGGCAATTTCTGGCTATAAAGTTGCTTTTGTACCCTTTAAAGATGGCAAACCAACCGGAAAACCTGAAGATTTTTTAACTGGTTTTATCGCCGACCAGGATAAGGCAGAAGTTTATGGTCGCCCGGTTGGCGTTACCCTAACGCCTGATGGAGCCTTATTGGTTGCCGATGATGTTAGTGGTGTGATCTGGAAGGTAGCTGCAAAATAA
- a CDS encoding DNA polymerase III subunit gamma/tau, translating to MENFIVSARKYRPATFETVVGQQHITGTLKNAIKNNQLAQAFLFCGPRGVGKTTCARILAKTINCTNLTAEMEACGQCDNCLSFQNGHSFNVHELDAASNNSVDDIRSLIEQVRIPPQAGKYKIYIIDEVHMLSQSAFNAFLKTLEEPPSYAIFILATTEKHKILPTILSRCQIFDFNRIQVEDIASHLSTIAQRENIAFESDGLHIIAQKADGGLRDALSMFDQIASYANKNITYKAVIDNLNILDYDYFFKLTSYLTAAEVSQTLLLFDEILNNGFDGNNFINGLASHFRNLLVGKDASTIKLLEVSENIKQKYLDQCRQTELSFLLTALNLANTCDLNYKNSKNQRLQVELALIKMCHIRSVVNLAQQPLSPNNTATDVDQDKKKTNVVAEQAETPKSNTESENTAQAVAPIAKSAVLPHIPTEEKPKETAKVGPPPSATSISINIPKVNAVSTLIPSLNDLERVARGDDDDGPKKVTGDAREAFSYDRLLEVWSAFTQKLKATDKINLFTILNNFAPTLLNPELIEISVESKTQEHLVQQESVELLNFLRNELRNFGVEVTYKLMERKIENRLYGNREKYDYLVNKNPKLDELRRRFNLDINP from the coding sequence ATGGAAAATTTTATCGTTTCTGCCCGTAAATACCGCCCAGCCACCTTCGAAACCGTTGTTGGCCAGCAGCATATTACAGGTACGTTAAAAAATGCCATTAAAAACAATCAGCTTGCCCAGGCATTTCTATTTTGCGGGCCTCGTGGAGTGGGTAAAACAACCTGCGCACGTATCCTGGCAAAAACCATTAACTGCACCAACCTTACAGCAGAAATGGAAGCTTGTGGCCAATGCGACAACTGCCTTTCTTTCCAGAACGGGCATTCTTTTAATGTTCACGAATTAGATGCCGCTTCAAACAACTCAGTTGATGACATCCGTAGCTTAATTGAGCAGGTTCGAATACCGCCACAAGCCGGAAAATATAAAATCTATATCATCGATGAGGTTCACATGTTATCGCAAAGTGCATTTAATGCCTTTTTGAAAACACTGGAAGAACCGCCTTCTTATGCTATTTTTATCCTGGCCACAACCGAGAAACATAAAATCTTGCCAACCATTTTATCGCGTTGCCAGATTTTTGATTTCAACCGTATCCAGGTAGAAGATATTGCCAGTCACCTATCAACCATTGCACAACGCGAAAATATTGCTTTCGAAAGTGATGGTTTGCACATTATTGCCCAAAAGGCAGACGGTGGACTACGTGATGCACTTTCGATGTTCGATCAGATTGCCAGTTATGCAAACAAGAACATTACGTATAAGGCTGTAATCGATAACCTTAATATTTTAGATTACGATTATTTTTTCAAGCTTACCTCTTATTTAACCGCAGCAGAAGTTAGCCAAACCCTGCTCCTGTTCGACGAAATATTAAATAACGGTTTCGATGGCAATAACTTTATAAATGGCCTTGCTTCACATTTCCGTAATTTATTGGTGGGTAAAGATGCATCAACCATCAAACTGTTAGAAGTTAGCGAAAACATTAAACAAAAATACCTTGATCAGTGCAGGCAAACAGAATTATCGTTTTTGTTAACGGCATTGAACCTGGCCAATACCTGCGATCTAAATTACAAGAATTCTAAAAACCAACGTTTACAGGTAGAGCTGGCGCTGATTAAAATGTGCCATATCCGGTCGGTCGTCAATTTAGCACAACAGCCTTTAAGCCCTAATAACACAGCAACTGACGTAGATCAGGATAAAAAAAAAACTAATGTCGTAGCCGAACAGGCAGAAACACCAAAGTCAAATACAGAAAGCGAAAATACGGCTCAGGCTGTAGCTCCTATTGCTAAAAGTGCTGTTTTACCTCATATTCCTACAGAAGAAAAACCTAAGGAAACCGCTAAGGTTGGTCCGCCACCATCTGCAACTTCCATCAGCATCAATATTCCAAAAGTAAACGCGGTAAGTACCCTTATCCCTTCATTAAACGATTTGGAACGTGTAGCCCGGGGAGATGATGATGACGGACCAAAGAAAGTTACCGGCGATGCACGTGAAGCATTTAGTTATGATCGTTTATTGGAGGTTTGGAGTGCTTTTACGCAAAAACTTAAAGCTACCGACAAAATTAACCTCTTCACAATCTTAAATAATTTTGCGCCAACACTTTTAAATCCTGAGCTGATCGAAATTTCGGTAGAGAGTAAAACGCAAGAACATCTCGTACAACAAGAATCTGTTGAGCTTTTAAACTTCTTACGGAACGAGCTCCGGAACTTTGGTGTTGAGGTAACCTATAAATTAATGGAGCGCAAGATAGAAAACAGGCTTTACGGCAACCGCGAAAAGTATGATTATCTGGTAAACAAAAATCCAAAGCTTGATGAATTGCGCCGGAGATTTAATTTAGATATCAATCCTTAG
- a CDS encoding DUF1570 domain-containing protein, giving the protein MNKFLLLIIASLISLSLYAQYVEINLVNCKISETEQKKIEKLIAYERMFCNEIFETRENITAPVKINLYGKSKDYRVVQKTYGAPINSAGFYIAAINEAFVYKSSDFISVALHEASHSIFQFNFKKSPKWLNEGLAEFFETLDFDSEGNLYSYPQSGRIKSIKAGIDSKDTERLKNFFKIYSGSFYGHGVDDNYNTAYSVIYFFIKSKRTDLLKKIIKLNTQGYDTEKAIELTFGSFDSFEERYKLFYNLHH; this is encoded by the coding sequence ATGAACAAATTTCTGCTACTTATAATAGCAAGCCTCATCAGCCTATCCCTTTATGCCCAATATGTTGAGATCAATCTCGTAAACTGCAAAATAAGTGAAACCGAGCAGAAGAAGATAGAGAAACTGATTGCTTACGAGCGTATGTTTTGCAATGAAATTTTTGAAACCAGAGAGAACATTACTGCCCCGGTAAAAATAAACCTGTATGGAAAAAGTAAAGATTATCGAGTGGTGCAAAAAACATATGGTGCACCGATAAATAGTGCCGGATTTTACATTGCCGCCATTAACGAAGCCTTTGTATACAAGAGCAGCGATTTCATTTCAGTAGCGCTCCATGAGGCCAGTCATAGTATTTTTCAGTTTAATTTTAAAAAATCACCCAAATGGCTTAATGAAGGGCTTGCAGAGTTTTTCGAAACATTAGATTTTGACAGTGAGGGGAATTTATACTCCTATCCACAAAGTGGTAGAATTAAGAGTATAAAAGCAGGAATAGATTCAAAAGACACCGAAAGGTTAAAAAATTTCTTTAAAATATACAGCGGTTCATTTTACGGGCATGGAGTAGACGACAACTACAACACGGCCTACAGTGTGATCTACTTTTTTATAAAATCCAAAAGAACAGACCTGCTTAAAAAAATAATAAAACTAAATACGCAGGGTTACGATACTGAAAAAGCGATTGAACTGACTTTTGGCAGCTTTGACTCGTTTGAAGAAAGATATAAGCTATTTTACAACCTGCATCATTAA